The following proteins are encoded in a genomic region of Thiomonas sp. X19:
- a CDS encoding EAL domain-containing protein, with the protein MPTLQDSRLRTQTLLVFTTVMVALIAGTSWYLMAAWNAQKHNTAQQLTDTTQLTRVAVRNHLVRYAQALDFLGEQIQTADPTHDPAAARAMLLNVQHALHGLDALNLVAADGRLLASTALPAQGPDADLNAKPQLRAFLADLRAHPGQMRLWHPILSPLTQTLVVHIGRAVTGPQGVRFYLVGGLSVATENALYRSLLPYRGWSQDLQLGVQDEHGYWYGRWPLPSKGDLNAFFTTPHSGAIHQAIAAHPASLRGVIAGALNADASGQPYVGAFRRLEGFPLVAFAVLPRAELRAAWWSQVRMPLAATAAVAVALTSLLFWSLAIQRRWVREAQTLLRQAEQAATERGQAAEQFIRILNDLPSGVLVFASDGRVQYCSGGFARMLGIAAHPRELIGRTWRAIWDLVEPLHVGGRDALAQVKVLFHEHQSAIDEVWLTDGRVMLRHYHPLLDKQGHSIGAMWTIQEVTEQKRQEDQIRQLAARDPLTGLPNRRTFEALLEATLHSNRSGLALGIADLDDFKTINDRLGHAAGDILLREVSTRLARVLRRSNPSFQQRGVDFLARIGGDEFAMLLHHDQDPARLQRVAGRIMTAMREPFDLDGQLLSVRLSLGLAVRTATEDAQTLMRQADMALYAAKAAGRNQARVFSAEMQAAMDRREAWVAAIEQALQERRLELFVQPILHVRADSPGHSCIVTQAEALLRLRDAQGQVHAAAAFEFVLDDARITARVGRWVLDEAAGWLARWNAGGQTLSLAVNISPRHFLSAPFLDDVRKVLQSHPDLPEQSLVLELTERGTMLGSDTVRARIEACRLLGVQVSLDDFGTGNASLTHLQDLAVSTIKIDRRFIRDILQDAKDLSITYGMVHTAQMLGVRVVAEGVETPEQAQVLVAMGCVHLQGYVVAQPMPAAELTGWLRQWPQLLPWAADLGRPNALGPDGIEAIVSLGTNLRLLLTGSLDAVAREQLLAPDAHLRCGLGQWCLRHDGRFGHSPGFLRLTQQHLELHARTRQWIEHVNERVALEPQLQALSEAVRQSFWELALRTQASAVFVFQSGEEA; encoded by the coding sequence ATGCCCACGCTCCAGGACAGTCGCCTGCGGACCCAGACCTTGTTGGTGTTCACCACCGTCATGGTGGCGCTCATCGCCGGCACATCCTGGTATCTGATGGCGGCGTGGAACGCTCAGAAGCACAACACCGCCCAACAACTCACCGATACCACCCAACTCACCCGGGTGGCGGTGCGCAATCATCTCGTCAGGTATGCCCAGGCGCTGGATTTCCTGGGTGAGCAGATCCAGACCGCCGACCCCACCCACGACCCCGCCGCCGCGCGCGCCATGCTGCTGAATGTCCAGCATGCCCTGCATGGGCTCGACGCGCTGAACCTCGTCGCTGCCGATGGTCGCCTTCTCGCCAGCACCGCCTTGCCCGCACAAGGGCCCGACGCCGACCTGAACGCCAAGCCGCAACTGCGCGCCTTCCTGGCCGATCTGCGCGCCCATCCCGGTCAGATGCGCCTGTGGCATCCCATCCTCAGCCCACTGACCCAGACCCTGGTGGTGCACATCGGCCGTGCCGTGACAGGCCCGCAAGGCGTGCGCTTCTATCTCGTCGGGGGCCTGAGCGTCGCCACCGAGAACGCGCTGTATCGCTCCTTGCTGCCCTATCGCGGCTGGTCCCAGGATCTGCAGCTCGGGGTGCAGGACGAGCACGGCTATTGGTACGGCCGCTGGCCGCTGCCCTCCAAGGGCGACCTCAACGCCTTCTTCACGACACCCCACAGCGGCGCGATTCACCAGGCGATCGCGGCGCATCCGGCAAGCCTGCGCGGCGTCATCGCAGGAGCGCTGAACGCCGACGCCTCCGGCCAACCCTATGTCGGCGCATTCCGGCGGCTGGAAGGCTTCCCGCTGGTGGCGTTCGCCGTGCTGCCCCGCGCCGAGCTGCGGGCCGCCTGGTGGAGCCAGGTCCGCATGCCGTTGGCGGCGACTGCAGCCGTGGCCGTGGCCTTGACCTCCTTGCTGTTCTGGTCACTCGCGATCCAACGTCGGTGGGTCCGCGAAGCGCAGACGCTGCTGCGTCAGGCCGAGCAGGCCGCCACCGAGCGTGGACAAGCTGCCGAGCAGTTCATCCGCATCCTCAACGATCTGCCCAGCGGCGTCCTCGTGTTCGCCAGTGACGGCCGGGTGCAGTACTGCAGCGGCGGCTTTGCCCGCATGCTGGGAATCGCCGCCCATCCGCGCGAACTCATCGGCCGAACCTGGCGCGCGATCTGGGACCTGGTCGAGCCCCTGCATGTGGGCGGCCGCGACGCGCTGGCGCAGGTCAAAGTGTTGTTCCATGAGCACCAATCGGCCATCGACGAGGTGTGGCTCACCGACGGCCGCGTGATGCTGCGGCACTACCACCCGTTGCTGGACAAGCAGGGGCATTCCATCGGTGCGATGTGGACCATTCAGGAGGTCACCGAACAAAAGCGTCAGGAAGACCAGATCCGCCAGTTGGCCGCGCGCGATCCGCTGACCGGGTTGCCCAACCGCCGCACCTTCGAGGCGCTGCTGGAGGCAACCTTGCACAGCAACCGGTCCGGCCTGGCCTTGGGCATTGCCGACCTGGATGATTTCAAGACCATCAACGACCGCCTCGGGCATGCAGCGGGTGACATCCTGCTGCGCGAGGTCAGTACTCGTCTCGCGCGCGTGTTGCGCCGCTCCAATCCATCGTTCCAGCAACGCGGCGTGGATTTCCTGGCGCGCATCGGCGGCGACGAGTTTGCCATGCTGCTGCACCACGACCAGGATCCCGCGCGCCTGCAACGCGTGGCCGGCCGGATCATGACGGCGATGCGCGAACCGTTTGACCTGGATGGCCAGCTTCTTTCGGTCCGCCTGTCGCTGGGACTTGCGGTGCGCACCGCGACGGAGGACGCCCAGACCCTGATGCGCCAGGCGGATATGGCGCTGTACGCAGCCAAGGCGGCCGGGCGCAATCAGGCCCGGGTGTTCAGCGCCGAGATGCAAGCGGCGATGGATCGCCGTGAGGCCTGGGTCGCGGCGATCGAGCAGGCGCTGCAGGAACGCCGGCTGGAGCTGTTCGTTCAGCCCATCCTCCATGTGCGTGCAGACAGCCCGGGCCATTCCTGCATCGTCACCCAGGCCGAGGCTCTCTTGCGCCTGCGTGACGCCCAGGGTCAAGTGCATGCGGCGGCGGCCTTCGAGTTCGTCCTGGATGACGCGCGCATCACCGCGCGCGTCGGCCGCTGGGTGCTGGATGAAGCCGCCGGCTGGTTGGCGCGCTGGAACGCCGGCGGCCAAACGCTCAGTCTGGCTGTCAACATCAGCCCCCGCCATTTCTTGAGCGCGCCATTTCTGGACGATGTGCGCAAGGTGTTGCAGAGCCACCCCGACTTGCCCGAACAATCCCTGGTGCTCGAGCTGACCGAGCGCGGCACCATGCTGGGCAGCGACACGGTGCGCGCGCGAATCGAAGCCTGCCGGCTACTGGGCGTACAGGTCAGCCTGGACGACTTCGGTACCGGCAACGCCAGCCTCACCCACTTGCAGGATCTGGCCGTCTCCACCATCAAGATTGACCGCCGCTTCATCCGCGACATCTTGCAAGACGCCAAAGACCTGAGCATCACTTACGGGATGGTGCACACCGCCCAGATGTTGGGTGTTCGCGTGGTCGCGGAGGGTGTGGAAACGCCCGAGCAAGCCCAGGTGCTGGTGGCCATGGGCTGCGTGCACTTGCAAGGCTATGTCGTGGCGCAGCCGATGCCCGCGGCTGAACTGACTGGATGGCTGCGTCAGTGGCCCCAGCTTCTTCCCTGGGCCGCAGACCTCGGCCGGCCCAATGCTCTGGGGCCAGACGGCATCGAGGCCATCGTGTCGTTGGGCACCAACCTGCGCCTACTGCTCACCGGCAGCCTGGACGCCGTGGCCCGCGAGCAACTTCTGGCGCCCGATGCGCACCTGCGCTGCGGTCTCGGTCAGTGGTGCCTGCGGCACGATGGGCGCTTCGGCCACAGTCCCGGTTTTCTGCGACTGACGCAACAGCATCTGGAGTTGCACGCGCGCACCCGGCAATGGATCGAGCATGTCAACGAACGCGTGGCGCTCGAACCCCAGTTGCAGGCCCTGAGCGAGGCGGTGCGCCAGTCGTTCTGGGAGCTGGCGCTGCGCACGCAGGCTTCGGCCGTTTTCGTATTTCAATCCGGGGAGGAGGCATGA
- a CDS encoding EAL domain-containing protein, whose product MKTIRIFIMTGSVLVSALFFGSAYFIVSHAFTRAIQGNSLRTSRVMAQSTFNSMFQLMSTGWTHAQAEAFLHASDGAMKHSDFTQQIFRGSIVSARFGPIPQAPVDAAVARVFQTGRPEQDVSGNSTRYVFPLRAETQCLRCHTNAQVGSVLGVIDIRQNLAPSIQAARRDFFDAMLWVFPFPILGAFLLTVFVDWRIDRSMGMLKRSMDQIHQISDLRLLRFQPIDLWFSDLNGIFRQIGQLIDKLRGIAIEKDFLADHDALTGLPNRRGLLEHLSRTLARARRHGGRVMIGMLDLDDFKPINDTWGHAAGDALLRELGRRLQAALRENDLVARLGGDEFVVILEQMPGAGDLPSVLARLESAITAPYVLPGGHEARIGLSLGVTLYPEDDAEPEILLRHADEALYAVKERKATRQQGWMQWRALPAPNQPSEDDALVVPVYGQGASALLTRAREPLLSATSAFVTTFYATLALQAEAQVILQRLSPDEFTHLRERQHQHLGHILAPDLTEAAHRLSAHRLGRIHALIGLDQGALIEAMHLYLDTLKQEIGKLNLRPFERNHLVNLLSRRLLTEMEEQIKGEMDVTQRREHLLLSLHAQKTAASNWPDFLRIVVDQLVALEGMQGAGVARPDSGGQFVFEYTAGGFEPYLRAIDQRQLMPRVTDPGTHAQQLAYLRAWRSEKIETTTSYAGNPDMADLHDAAQAAGIRSSAAVPLKDAQGHVFAVLILFGRYPGVFETPSARTFLAALGLLVSERQHETSREQQFAPISAERRHALRDRLYRGALELHYQPVVDLRSGKPDLVEALARLRLEDGTLASPAEFLPGFGETELVRLFRDGLHQALTQLQAWDAQGLKLVVSLNLPPAVLIHPECSTWVQQALQEHGLAPSRLRLELLEAEELYDVSRRDAAMAAFSTFGVHLLMDDLGAGYSSLLRLRTLPFSAVKIDQGLVREAPRDPLRVIGFIGSLVRLAQSLDLRVIVEGLESPALVETAAILGATAGQGYALARPMPAAEVPGWMQGFELRLDPQHPQTALGALAGHWSWEHGVRYAGARAMHDEGTCALGSFIVSQGLGGSALDSAHRQMHQAAVEHGPESAQYRQWAQRVVAALMALSNGSMGAPTD is encoded by the coding sequence ATGAAAACCATCAGAATCTTCATCATGACAGGCTCCGTCTTGGTTTCGGCCCTGTTTTTCGGCAGCGCCTATTTCATCGTTTCGCATGCCTTCACCCGCGCCATTCAAGGAAACTCCCTCCGCACGTCGCGCGTCATGGCCCAGTCCACCTTCAACTCGATGTTCCAGTTGATGAGCACCGGATGGACGCACGCCCAGGCTGAAGCATTCCTTCACGCCAGCGACGGGGCCATGAAGCATTCCGATTTCACCCAGCAGATCTTCCGCGGCAGCATCGTCTCCGCGCGCTTCGGCCCCATCCCGCAAGCCCCCGTGGATGCCGCGGTCGCACGGGTGTTCCAGACCGGCCGGCCGGAGCAGGATGTCAGCGGAAACAGCACGCGCTATGTCTTTCCGCTGCGTGCAGAAACACAATGTCTGCGCTGTCATACCAACGCCCAGGTGGGCAGCGTGCTCGGCGTCATCGACATCCGCCAGAATCTGGCCCCGTCCATCCAGGCCGCACGGCGTGATTTTTTCGATGCCATGCTGTGGGTCTTCCCCTTTCCGATCCTGGGCGCCTTCCTGTTGACGGTCTTCGTGGACTGGCGCATCGACCGATCCATGGGCATGCTCAAGCGCAGCATGGACCAAATCCATCAAATATCGGATTTGAGATTACTCCGATTTCAACCCATCGATTTGTGGTTTTCCGACCTCAACGGCATCTTTCGTCAAATTGGCCAACTCATCGACAAGCTCCGGGGCATCGCCATCGAAAAGGACTTCCTGGCCGACCATGATGCCCTCACCGGCCTGCCCAACCGCCGGGGGCTGCTGGAACACCTCTCCCGCACGCTGGCCCGCGCCCGTCGTCACGGCGGGCGCGTGATGATCGGCATGCTCGACCTGGATGACTTCAAGCCCATCAATGACACCTGGGGCCATGCGGCGGGCGATGCGCTGCTGCGCGAACTCGGTCGCAGACTCCAGGCAGCTTTGCGCGAAAACGATCTGGTGGCGCGTCTGGGCGGCGATGAATTCGTCGTCATCCTCGAACAAATGCCAGGAGCCGGTGATCTGCCCTCGGTCCTGGCGCGTCTGGAATCGGCCATCACCGCGCCCTATGTCCTGCCGGGCGGGCACGAGGCCCGCATCGGCCTGAGCCTGGGAGTGACGCTTTACCCCGAAGACGATGCCGAGCCGGAAATCCTGCTGCGTCACGCCGATGAGGCGCTCTATGCCGTCAAGGAGCGCAAAGCCACCCGTCAGCAAGGCTGGATGCAGTGGCGCGCCCTGCCCGCCCCGAACCAACCCAGCGAGGACGATGCGCTGGTCGTGCCCGTTTACGGACAGGGGGCATCGGCGCTGTTGACCCGTGCGCGGGAACCGCTGCTGAGCGCCACATCCGCGTTCGTCACGACCTTTTACGCCACCCTGGCGCTGCAAGCCGAAGCGCAAGTCATCCTGCAGCGCTTGAGCCCCGATGAATTCACCCATCTGCGCGAGCGCCAACACCAACATCTGGGCCACATTCTGGCCCCCGATCTGACCGAAGCGGCGCATCGACTGAGCGCGCACCGCCTGGGGCGCATCCATGCCCTGATCGGGCTGGACCAGGGCGCCCTCATCGAGGCCATGCACCTCTATCTCGACACCTTGAAGCAAGAGATCGGCAAACTGAATCTAAGGCCCTTCGAACGCAACCATTTGGTGAATCTGCTGTCGCGCCGACTGCTCACCGAGATGGAAGAACAGATCAAGGGCGAGATGGACGTCACGCAAAGGCGCGAGCATCTGCTGCTGTCCCTGCATGCCCAGAAAACCGCGGCGTCCAACTGGCCTGACTTCCTGCGCATCGTGGTCGATCAACTCGTGGCCCTGGAGGGGATGCAAGGCGCCGGTGTTGCCCGGCCCGATAGCGGTGGGCAGTTCGTCTTCGAATACACCGCCGGGGGGTTCGAGCCCTATTTGCGGGCCATCGACCAGCGCCAGTTGATGCCGCGGGTGACCGATCCGGGCACGCACGCGCAACAGCTTGCCTACTTGCGTGCCTGGCGCAGCGAAAAGATCGAGACGACGACCAGCTATGCCGGCAACCCCGACATGGCCGATCTGCACGACGCCGCCCAGGCCGCCGGCATCCGCAGCAGCGCGGCAGTCCCGCTGAAGGATGCGCAGGGCCATGTGTTCGCCGTGCTGATCCTGTTTGGCCGCTACCCCGGCGTGTTCGAGACCCCCTCGGCGCGAACGTTTCTGGCGGCTCTGGGCCTGCTGGTGAGCGAGCGGCAACATGAGACCTCGCGGGAACAGCAATTCGCGCCGATCTCCGCCGAACGCCGGCATGCGCTGCGGGATCGCCTGTATCGCGGGGCTCTGGAGCTGCACTACCAGCCGGTGGTGGATTTGCGCTCCGGCAAACCCGATCTGGTCGAGGCCCTGGCGCGTCTGCGGCTGGAGGACGGCACGCTGGCCAGTCCCGCGGAGTTCCTGCCCGGATTCGGCGAAACCGAGCTTGTGCGCCTCTTTCGGGATGGATTGCACCAGGCCCTGACCCAGCTTCAAGCTTGGGACGCGCAGGGGCTGAAGCTTGTCGTGAGCCTGAACCTGCCCCCAGCCGTGCTGATCCATCCCGAGTGCTCCACCTGGGTGCAACAGGCCTTGCAGGAGCATGGGCTGGCGCCGTCCCGCCTGCGTCTGGAGCTGTTGGAAGCCGAAGAACTGTATGACGTCTCCAGGCGGGATGCCGCCATGGCGGCGTTTTCCACCTTCGGCGTGCATCTGCTCATGGATGATCTCGGCGCGGGCTACAGCAGTCTGCTGCGCCTGCGCACGCTGCCCTTCTCCGCGGTGAAGATCGATCAGGGGCTGGTGCGCGAGGCTCCGCGGGATCCCTTGCGGGTCATTGGCTTCATCGGCTCGCTGGTGCGTCTGGCGCAGAGCCTGGACTTGCGTGTGATCGTGGAGGGGCTGGAAAGCCCGGCGCTGGTCGAGACCGCGGCCATTCTGGGCGCCACCGCCGGCCAGGGCTATGCGCTGGCGCGTCCGATGCCGGCGGCCGAGGTGCCGGGATGGATGCAGGGTTTTGAGCTCCGACTGGATCCGCAGCATCCGCAGACGGCCTTGGGCGCCTTGGCCGGGCACTGGAGTTGGGAGCATGGGGTGCGGTACGCGGGGGCGCGCGCGATGCATGACGAGGGCACTTGTGCGCTGGGCAGTTTCATCGTGTCGCAAGGACTCGGCGGATCCGCTCTGGATAGCGCCCACCGGCAGATGCATCAAGCCGCTGTCGAGCACGGGCCCGAGAGTGCCCAGTACCGGCAGTGGGCGCAGCGGGTGGTCGCCGCGCTGATGGCGCTGAGCAACGGGTCCATGGGAGCACCGACAGATTAA